A window of Candidatus Xiphinematobacter sp. Idaho Grape contains these coding sequences:
- the argJ gene encoding bifunctional glutamate N-acetyltransferase/amino-acid acetyltransferase ArgJ — protein sequence MSTLKRVKGGVCAARGFSASATYCGIKPLDQGHADLAMVYSQRNSVAAGVFTTNQVKAAPVKLSMKHIRSRSARAVILNSGNANACTGSQGYHDALLLVGETASLLGLRRQQILVCSTGCIGVPLPMEKIRPRLKLLARALSQTGNQAAARAIMTSDTYPKEAARELQMGGIPVRLGGMAKGAGMINPNMATMLCVVTTDAAISPPSLLRALRKAVEDSFNRITIDGDMSTNDTVIILANGAARAPIVRSNSAEFNLFLEALYSVCHELARMIVLDGEGTGKFVEVEVQGARNNVEARHAAESVANSLLLKCAWAGNNPNWGRVMDALGYSSARIQEERVDIFLNQLPMVMGGVAGPASSSSLSRVAARRAFRVSIHLNLGKGHYTVLTTDLTEKYVRLNSRD from the coding sequence ATGAGTACCTTAAAAAGGGTGAAAGGAGGAGTTTGCGCTGCACGTGGTTTCTCAGCAAGTGCAACTTACTGTGGGATTAAGCCTCTCGATCAGGGTCATGCAGATCTGGCTATGGTATACTCACAGCGCAATTCTGTAGCAGCTGGAGTATTTACTACAAACCAAGTGAAGGCAGCGCCGGTAAAACTTTCCATGAAACACATCCGCTCACGCAGCGCTCGCGCGGTTATACTTAATAGCGGAAATGCCAATGCTTGTACGGGGAGTCAGGGGTATCATGATGCATTACTACTGGTAGGGGAAACCGCTAGTTTGCTTGGCCTACGTAGGCAACAGATTCTAGTATGCTCCACTGGATGTATTGGAGTTCCACTTCCAATGGAAAAGATTAGACCTCGCCTGAAATTGCTAGCTCGGGCCCTTAGTCAGACAGGTAATCAAGCTGCTGCTCGGGCCATCATGACCAGCGATACGTATCCTAAGGAGGCAGCAAGAGAGTTACAAATGGGTGGGATACCTGTGCGTCTGGGTGGTATGGCTAAGGGTGCTGGTATGATTAACCCAAATATGGCGACCATGCTTTGTGTTGTTACCACAGACGCTGCAATTTCTCCACCAAGCCTACTTAGAGCTCTGCGCAAAGCGGTAGAAGATTCCTTTAACCGTATTACTATAGATGGCGATATGAGTACTAATGATACAGTTATTATACTTGCTAATGGAGCAGCTAGAGCTCCCATAGTTAGATCTAACAGTGCAGAATTTAACCTGTTTCTGGAAGCTCTGTATTCTGTATGCCACGAGCTCGCCAGGATGATCGTATTAGATGGTGAGGGAACCGGTAAATTCGTAGAAGTTGAGGTACAGGGAGCTCGAAATAACGTTGAAGCCCGTCATGCCGCTGAGTCTGTTGCCAATTCTCTTCTCCTAAAATGTGCTTGGGCTGGGAATAACCCCAATTGGGGCCGAGTTATGGACGCATTAGGCTACTCCAGTGCTAGAATCCAAGAGGAACGAGTAGATATTTTCCTTAATCAGCTGCCAATGGTAATGGGAGGTGTTGCTGGTCCGGCATCGTCCTCCAGCTTAAGCAGAGTCGCAGCTCGCAGAGCATTTCGCGTGAGCATCCATCTGAACTTAGGTAAGGGGCATTATACGGTGCTAACAACGGACTTAACTGAGAAATACGTGCGCCTTAATAGTAGGGACTAG
- the argB gene encoding acetylglutamate kinase, whose amino-acid sequence MAHNLTLNLRAESLIEALPYIQRFRGDTFVVKYGGSSMEDESQVECLLRDVVFLEAVGINPVLVHGGGKAITAAMRRTGLTSHFIMGLRVTDKNSISIVEKILDTKINPRIVSIIKHFGGKAIGFSGKAIFQAKHLPLLAVPSGPRDTGFVGEVHKVQTEEVQLAIKREVVPVISPLGSSVEGYALNINADTAASALATALKASKLIFVSDVPGIMLNPSLPKTLVPSITCRMVEKLIKDGTISQGMVPKVQSATRALQEGVAKVHLVSGGRSHCLLLEIFSDAGIGTEILP is encoded by the coding sequence ATGGCTCATAACTTGACACTAAACCTTCGCGCCGAGAGCCTAATCGAGGCACTACCCTACATACAGCGCTTCCGTGGGGACACTTTTGTCGTTAAATATGGCGGAAGCTCCATGGAGGATGAAAGTCAAGTAGAATGCCTACTCAGAGATGTAGTTTTTCTCGAAGCAGTGGGGATCAATCCAGTGTTAGTCCATGGAGGCGGGAAGGCCATTACTGCTGCAATGCGTAGAACCGGCCTAACATCCCATTTCATAATGGGGTTACGTGTGACAGATAAAAACTCTATCTCTATTGTTGAAAAAATACTGGATACAAAAATTAATCCACGAATTGTTTCGATCATCAAACATTTTGGCGGTAAGGCGATAGGGTTCTCTGGGAAGGCAATATTCCAAGCAAAGCACCTTCCTCTACTAGCTGTTCCTTCAGGACCCCGAGATACTGGCTTTGTGGGAGAAGTCCACAAGGTACAGACTGAAGAAGTTCAACTTGCTATTAAGAGGGAAGTGGTACCTGTGATATCCCCACTGGGATCTTCCGTGGAAGGGTACGCTCTTAACATCAACGCAGACACTGCTGCGTCAGCTCTAGCTACTGCGCTCAAAGCTTCCAAGCTCATTTTTGTAAGTGACGTGCCCGGCATCATGCTGAACCCCTCCCTCCCCAAGACTCTAGTTCCCTCTATCACTTGTAGAATGGTCGAAAAACTGATCAAAGACGGAACTATCTCGCAGGGGATGGTACCAAAGGTTCAGAGTGCAACTCGAGCTCTTCAAGAAGGAGTTGCAAAGGTCCACCTGGTTTCCGGGGGTCGGAGCCATTGTTTATTACTAGAGATCTTTAGCGACGCCGGTATTGGTACAGAGATCCTCCCCTAG
- a CDS encoding histidine triad nucleotide-binding protein yields the protein MNLFEEIISRKVPAEIIWEDSEVLAFRDARPQAPVHILIVPKETISSIASAKEHHAALLGKLLLVAAHLAESEDVARTGFRLVINNGLESGQTISHLHVHLLGGRLFSWPPG from the coding sequence ATGAATCTTTTTGAAGAAATCATTTCCCGTAAAGTTCCTGCTGAAATTATATGGGAAGATAGTGAGGTACTTGCCTTTCGTGATGCACGACCTCAGGCTCCCGTCCATATCTTGATTGTGCCGAAGGAAACTATCTCGAGTATTGCCTCTGCCAAGGAACATCACGCAGCACTTCTAGGGAAGTTACTTTTAGTAGCTGCTCACCTAGCCGAGAGCGAAGACGTGGCTAGAACAGGGTTTCGGTTGGTCATCAACAACGGCTTGGAAAGCGGACAAACGATTTCCCACCTTCATGTACATCTCCTAGGAGGTCGCCTCTTTTCTTGGCCACCCGGCTAA
- the nrdR gene encoding transcriptional regulator NrdR, with the protein MRCPRCGSVEDKVIDSRPSKEGESIRRRRECLCCERRFTTYEEIEQSELLVVKGDGRHELFDRYKLQGSLLRACEKRPVSIKQITQCIEEITQDLEAGQGQEISTKAVGAKVMEKLRILDPIAYVRYASTYRQFQGIGDFIKEIKSLEGKGARASARPELFGT; encoded by the coding sequence ATGCGTTGCCCGAGATGCGGATCTGTAGAGGACAAAGTGATCGACAGCCGTCCCTCAAAGGAGGGAGAGAGTATCCGGCGGCGGCGTGAGTGTCTGTGTTGTGAGAGACGTTTTACTACCTACGAAGAGATCGAGCAATCAGAACTATTGGTAGTCAAGGGAGATGGACGCCATGAACTGTTCGATCGCTACAAGCTCCAGGGCAGTCTCTTGAGAGCCTGTGAGAAACGACCGGTCAGCATCAAGCAGATTACGCAGTGCATAGAAGAAATTACTCAGGATCTAGAGGCTGGGCAAGGGCAGGAAATTTCCACAAAAGCTGTTGGTGCAAAGGTGATGGAGAAACTGCGTATACTAGATCCCATAGCATACGTTCGTTATGCGTCTACCTATCGCCAATTTCAGGGAATTGGAGACTTTATTAAAGAGATCAAGTCCTTAGAAGGGAAGGGTGCAAGGGCTTCTGCGCGGCCAGAACTCTTCGGAACATGA
- the fabG gene encoding 3-oxoacyl-[acyl-carrier-protein] reductase, which yields MRLFEGQVAIVTGASRGIGKAIARQLATLGARVAIISHSEMSFRKAAEEIRQFGGDAYTYAVDVSDYHAVQDLGKRILAEFQRVDILVNNAGIARDELIMRMSLEQWDEVLDVNLKGAFNFIKAVSRSMIKRRSGRIINITSVSGVIGNAGQANYATSKGGLIGLTKSVAREFARRGITVNAIAPGFIDTDMTAALQEGLRGKITAQIPMGRMGKVEEVASVVAFLASSQASYITGQVVAVDGGLAM from the coding sequence ATGAGATTATTTGAAGGTCAAGTTGCAATTGTTACAGGTGCCAGCAGAGGAATTGGGAAAGCTATTGCCAGGCAGCTTGCCACCCTAGGGGCACGAGTTGCGATAATAAGCCACTCTGAGATGTCCTTTAGGAAGGCAGCAGAGGAGATTCGCCAGTTTGGGGGGGATGCTTATACTTATGCCGTCGATGTTTCCGACTATCATGCAGTTCAAGATCTAGGCAAGCGCATCCTAGCAGAATTCCAAAGAGTAGACATTCTTGTAAATAACGCTGGTATTGCGAGGGATGAGCTCATCATGCGTATGAGCCTAGAACAATGGGACGAGGTACTCGATGTTAATTTGAAGGGAGCTTTTAACTTCATTAAGGCCGTTAGCCGTTCCATGATTAAACGTCGTTCTGGTCGCATTATTAACATTACCTCCGTCAGTGGCGTGATCGGAAATGCAGGGCAGGCTAACTACGCTACCTCCAAAGGTGGTCTAATCGGCCTTACTAAAAGCGTTGCTAGAGAATTTGCTAGGCGTGGTATAACTGTGAACGCAATTGCCCCTGGATTCATCGATACAGACATGACTGCTGCCTTACAGGAAGGCCTTCGCGGTAAGATTACCGCGCAAATCCCTATGGGACGCATGGGAAAAGTGGAAGAGGTTGCTTCGGTAGTAGCTTTTCTAGCCAGCTCACAAGCTTCCTATATTACAGGCCAAGTAGTAGCAGTAGATGGGGGTTTAGCTATGTAA
- the pgl gene encoding 6-phosphogluconolactonase, protein MTTKILQSWQFIQDAASLIEREAHQAIRVRNEFRIALSGGSTPKPIFAALAKRVLHWPGTVVTFSDERCVEPSDTRSNYYMASRVLLDHVPIPTQNILRMKGEQDPARAASEYEVLLRERTSDGTVYRHDLLLLGIGEDGHTASLFRGTRALEITDRLVVENYVPKLGAWRLTFTYPLINAARHVLFLVKSSMKKDEILRQVFGGKSDFPCSRVSPHHGELTWLLGRA, encoded by the coding sequence ATGACTACTAAAATCCTACAGAGTTGGCAATTCATTCAAGATGCTGCTTCTTTAATCGAAAGGGAAGCACACCAGGCCATCAGAGTGCGCAATGAATTTCGCATTGCCCTAAGTGGGGGTAGCACGCCAAAACCCATTTTTGCAGCTTTGGCAAAGCGTGTATTGCATTGGCCTGGTACTGTGGTTACTTTTAGTGACGAACGATGCGTTGAACCAAGCGATACGCGGAGTAACTACTATATGGCATCTAGGGTACTACTCGATCATGTGCCAATTCCTACACAAAATATCCTTAGAATGAAGGGGGAACAGGATCCCGCACGGGCCGCTTCGGAGTATGAAGTTCTTCTGAGAGAACGTACTAGCGACGGAACAGTCTATCGGCATGATCTCCTCCTCCTAGGTATAGGGGAGGATGGTCATACGGCCTCTTTGTTTCGTGGAACTCGAGCTCTGGAAATAACTGATCGTCTAGTGGTTGAAAACTACGTGCCCAAGCTTGGGGCTTGGCGCCTAACCTTTACTTACCCTTTGATCAATGCAGCTCGACATGTGCTGTTTCTAGTAAAAAGTTCGATGAAGAAGGATGAAATACTCCGACAGGTCTTTGGCGGGAAGTCTGATTTTCCCTGTAGCCGCGTCTCGCCTCATCATGGCGAGTTAACTTGGCTATTGGGCAGAGCATAA
- the glgA gene encoding glycogen synthase produces the protein MRVLFLTNEYPPNVYGGAGTHVDYLSRYLSKLVQVEVRCFGDQMRHAERLRVRGFSFNASELCCPRSLRSVFGALQRCLDFNTIGVDADIVHCHTWYAYFGGIVAKLNYGIPLVITVHSLELLRPWKGEQLGRGYDFTCWLEATTLRMADAVIAVSLETKRDILRLFGLPEHHVHVVYNGVDLDEYTPMQGVGTLRSYGIDPSQPYVLFIGRITRQKGMIHLVRAIRHFVAGLQVVICAGAPDTPEVEMEIRSAIARVQQLRQWRILWIQKMLDVRSKVELYSHASIFICPSIYEPFGIINLEAMACGTAVVASAIGGIKEVVVDGITGFLVPFRQSPDIPGPIDADQFELDLAVRVNTLMADAVLRQKMGTAGRLRAEGTFGWNVIARQTQELYKRLAEL, from the coding sequence ATGAGGGTTCTCTTCCTTACAAACGAGTATCCTCCCAATGTTTATGGTGGTGCAGGTACTCATGTGGACTATCTCAGCCGTTATCTTTCCAAGTTGGTTCAAGTTGAAGTGCGTTGTTTTGGAGACCAAATGCGGCATGCCGAGAGGCTCCGTGTACGAGGTTTTAGCTTTAATGCCTCCGAGCTCTGCTGTCCAAGGTCGCTACGTTCTGTTTTTGGCGCTTTGCAGCGGTGCTTAGATTTTAACACTATCGGGGTGGATGCTGATATTGTGCACTGTCACACTTGGTATGCATATTTTGGGGGGATAGTTGCTAAGCTTAATTACGGGATTCCGTTAGTAATCACCGTCCACTCTCTTGAGCTGTTGCGCCCATGGAAAGGCGAACAACTTGGCCGTGGTTACGATTTTACCTGCTGGCTAGAAGCAACTACCCTGAGAATGGCGGATGCTGTGATTGCCGTTTCCCTGGAAACCAAGAGGGATATTTTGCGTCTTTTTGGTCTTCCTGAACACCATGTTCATGTCGTGTACAATGGGGTTGATTTGGATGAGTATACTCCTATGCAAGGGGTAGGTACGCTGCGGAGTTATGGTATTGATCCATCACAGCCATACGTTCTGTTCATAGGAAGGATCACTCGGCAGAAGGGGATGATTCACTTGGTACGTGCGATCCGCCACTTTGTGGCAGGACTTCAAGTTGTAATCTGTGCAGGTGCCCCTGATACTCCAGAGGTAGAGATGGAAATCCGTTCTGCTATTGCGAGGGTGCAGCAGCTTCGTCAATGGCGGATTCTCTGGATCCAAAAAATGTTGGATGTACGGTCTAAGGTGGAGCTTTATAGTCATGCTTCCATATTTATTTGTCCCTCCATTTACGAGCCTTTTGGGATTATTAATCTAGAGGCAATGGCCTGTGGCACGGCAGTAGTAGCAAGTGCTATTGGAGGTATTAAGGAGGTAGTAGTAGACGGAATAACTGGCTTTCTGGTTCCTTTCAGGCAATCTCCAGATATCCCTGGTCCCATCGATGCAGATCAGTTTGAACTGGATCTTGCTGTACGAGTTAATACGCTAATGGCGGACGCAGTCCTCCGCCAAAAGATGGGAACTGCTGGACGTCTCCGTGCGGAAGGAACTTTTGGTTGGAATGTTATTGCTAGGCAGACACAGGAACTCTACAAAAGGCTCGCTGAGCTCTAG
- the obgE gene encoding GTPase ObgE translates to MFIDQIRIYAKAGDGGTGCCSFRREKYVPHGGPDGGDGGKGGDVILYADEHTNSLVSLFYEPFLRSMDGGNGQGKSKCGCNAPPRTMQVPLGTVVHRLAPIPSGEEEGPFLGGKGAHLTKLDTVADLSEKGQKFVLCRGGRGGRGNAYFKSSTNRVPRQHTQGHSGEEGWFVLELRTIAFAGLVGYPNAGKSTLLSRISSAHPKIASYPFTTLHPVVGVVKLPDYHQITVADIPGLIEGAHANKGLGHAFLRHILRCKVLLFVVDMAGSDGRNPLKDFRVLRKEVGLYDPLLGTKPSAIIANKMDLPGADTNLKVFCREFHKIPIVPTSMASRKNSGLVRELLTTFLET, encoded by the coding sequence GTGTTTATTGACCAGATTCGTATCTATGCAAAGGCAGGAGACGGTGGGACAGGCTGTTGCAGCTTTCGCCGAGAAAAATATGTACCCCACGGAGGCCCAGATGGAGGGGATGGCGGGAAGGGTGGGGATGTCATCCTTTATGCCGACGAGCATACTAACAGCTTGGTTTCTCTCTTTTATGAGCCGTTTCTTCGGTCTATGGATGGTGGAAATGGTCAAGGAAAAAGCAAATGCGGGTGTAATGCTCCTCCCAGAACAATGCAGGTTCCGCTTGGTACCGTTGTACACCGTCTGGCTCCTATCCCTAGTGGTGAAGAAGAGGGCCCCTTCCTTGGTGGAAAGGGGGCTCATCTTACCAAGTTAGACACTGTGGCCGACCTTTCTGAGAAAGGGCAAAAGTTTGTTCTCTGTAGGGGAGGAAGAGGTGGTAGGGGCAATGCGTACTTTAAGTCTTCAACCAACCGGGTTCCACGTCAGCACACACAAGGTCATTCTGGTGAAGAGGGATGGTTTGTTTTGGAGCTGCGTACTATTGCATTTGCGGGTTTGGTAGGATATCCCAACGCCGGTAAATCTACTTTGCTTTCTCGTATCTCCTCTGCACACCCAAAGATAGCTTCCTATCCGTTTACGACGCTACACCCAGTGGTAGGTGTCGTCAAACTCCCAGACTATCATCAAATTACTGTGGCAGACATCCCTGGATTAATAGAAGGCGCCCACGCCAATAAGGGGCTAGGGCACGCATTTTTACGTCACATCCTACGCTGCAAAGTGCTCCTTTTTGTCGTTGATATGGCCGGCAGCGACGGCAGAAACCCCTTGAAAGACTTTCGTGTTCTCCGCAAAGAAGTAGGCCTCTATGATCCACTGCTTGGCACCAAGCCCTCGGCAATCATTGCAAATAAAATGGACTTACCAGGCGCTGACACCAACTTAAAAGTTTTCTGCAGAGAATTTCACAAGATCCCCATCGTACCAACATCTATGGCGAGCAGGAAAAACTCCGGTCTTGTCAGGGAACTCCTAACTACCTTTTTGGAGACCTAA